The following are encoded together in the Lathyrus oleraceus cultivar Zhongwan6 chromosome 3, CAAS_Psat_ZW6_1.0, whole genome shotgun sequence genome:
- the LOC127125664 gene encoding uncharacterized protein LOC127125664 isoform X1 produces the protein MNWTTMRTYLNSNATLKVLGKLLLGQLVSSAVALMSITTSLIAKFGVDTPLTQSLFTYGSLALVYGSILLYRHQKPLVSWYWYFLLGFADAQGCYLVIKAYQYSSITSVTLLDCWTVPWVILLTWIVLGTRYSLWQLFGGTLCVLGLSLVLLSDTRDGGDGGGSKIILGDVLVIVGTVFYAISNVGEEFCVKKKDRVEVVAMIGVYGFLVTAVEVYPSYCSNLVFQWKPNTTNLNCFFCLIIWFSFLTSLFDRSVLELKTLESIKWSADIVLAFAGYGVSSFVFYSLAPFVLKLSGSTMFNLSLLTADMWAVVFRVFFYHQKVDWLYFLSFAVVGIGLTIYSTTEKKSVHAAATTIEEDENLNTEYQILNGENESQSIST, from the exons ATGAATTGGACTACCATGAGAACTTACTTGAACAGCAATGCAACTTTAAAAGTCCTTGGCAAACTTCTTCTTGGCCAACTAGTTTCTTCTGCAGTTGCACTCATGAGCATCACTACTTCTCTCATTGCCAAATTTG GTGTTGATACACCTTTAACTCAGAGCCTTTTTACATATGGATCTTTAGCTTTGGTTTATGGGAGCATATTGCTTTATAGGCATCAAAAACCTCTA GTTTCTTGGTATTGGTATTTTTTATTAGGTTTTGCTGATGCTCAAGGGTGTTACTTGG TTATCAAAGCATATCAGTACAGTTCAATTACAAGTGTAACATTATTGGACTGTTGGACAGTGCCTTGGGTGATTCTACTCACATGGATCGTTCTTGGCACAAGATATTCACTATGGCAGTTATTTGGTGGAACATTGTGTGTGCTTGGTCTCTCTTTAGTCTTACTTTCTGACACACGGGATGGTGGTGATGGAG GTGGATCAAAAATTATCTTGGGTGATGTTCTTGTTATTGTAGGGACAGTTTTCTATGCAATAAGCAATGTTGGTGAG GAGTTTTGTGTCAAGAAAAAAGATCGTGTTGAAGTAGTTGCAATGATCGGTGTTTATGGATTTCTAGTTACCGCCGTTGAAGTGTATCCATCTTATTGTTCTAATTTGGTTTTTCAATGGAAACCTAATACTACAAATTTAAATTGTTTTTTTTGTCTTATAATTTGGTTTAGTTTCTTAACTTCGTTATTTGATAGATCTGTTTTAGAATTGAAGACTTTGGAATCAATCAAATGGTCTGCAGATATT GTACTTGCTTTTGCTGGCTATGGTGTGTCAAGCTTCGTGTTTTACTCACTTGCTCCTTTTGTTCTTAAG TTGAGTGGATCAACAATGTTTAATCTTTCTCTTCTAACAGCTGATATGTGGGCAGTGGTTTTCAGAGTTTTCTTTTATCACCAGAAG GTGGATTGGTTGTACTTTCTGTCTTTTGCAGTTGTTGGTATTGGTCTAACAATTTATTCTACGAC AGAGAAAAAATCTGTTCATGCTGCAGCTACTACTATTGAGGAAGATGAGAATCTGAACACAGAATACCAAATACTTAATGGTGAAAATGAAAGTCAAAGCATATCAACTTGA
- the LOC127125664 gene encoding uncharacterized protein LOC127125664 isoform X2 has product MNWTTMRTYLNSNATLKVLGKLLLGQLVSSAVALMSITTSLIAKFGVDTPLTQSLFTYGSLALVYGSILLYRHQKPLVSWYWYFLLGFADAQGCYLVIKAYQYSSITSVTLLDCWTVPWVILLTWIVLGTRYSLWQLFGGTLCVLGLSLVLLSDTRDGGDGGGSKIILGDVLVIVGTVFYAISNVGEEFCVKKKDRVEVVAMIGVYGFLVTAVEVSVLELKTLESIKWSADIVLAFAGYGVSSFVFYSLAPFVLKLSGSTMFNLSLLTADMWAVVFRVFFYHQKVDWLYFLSFAVVGIGLTIYSTTEKKSVHAAATTIEEDENLNTEYQILNGENESQSIST; this is encoded by the exons ATGAATTGGACTACCATGAGAACTTACTTGAACAGCAATGCAACTTTAAAAGTCCTTGGCAAACTTCTTCTTGGCCAACTAGTTTCTTCTGCAGTTGCACTCATGAGCATCACTACTTCTCTCATTGCCAAATTTG GTGTTGATACACCTTTAACTCAGAGCCTTTTTACATATGGATCTTTAGCTTTGGTTTATGGGAGCATATTGCTTTATAGGCATCAAAAACCTCTA GTTTCTTGGTATTGGTATTTTTTATTAGGTTTTGCTGATGCTCAAGGGTGTTACTTGG TTATCAAAGCATATCAGTACAGTTCAATTACAAGTGTAACATTATTGGACTGTTGGACAGTGCCTTGGGTGATTCTACTCACATGGATCGTTCTTGGCACAAGATATTCACTATGGCAGTTATTTGGTGGAACATTGTGTGTGCTTGGTCTCTCTTTAGTCTTACTTTCTGACACACGGGATGGTGGTGATGGAG GTGGATCAAAAATTATCTTGGGTGATGTTCTTGTTATTGTAGGGACAGTTTTCTATGCAATAAGCAATGTTGGTGAG GAGTTTTGTGTCAAGAAAAAAGATCGTGTTGAAGTAGTTGCAATGATCGGTGTTTATGGATTTCTAGTTACCGCCGTTGAAGT ATCTGTTTTAGAATTGAAGACTTTGGAATCAATCAAATGGTCTGCAGATATT GTACTTGCTTTTGCTGGCTATGGTGTGTCAAGCTTCGTGTTTTACTCACTTGCTCCTTTTGTTCTTAAG TTGAGTGGATCAACAATGTTTAATCTTTCTCTTCTAACAGCTGATATGTGGGCAGTGGTTTTCAGAGTTTTCTTTTATCACCAGAAG GTGGATTGGTTGTACTTTCTGTCTTTTGCAGTTGTTGGTATTGGTCTAACAATTTATTCTACGAC AGAGAAAAAATCTGTTCATGCTGCAGCTACTACTATTGAGGAAGATGAGAATCTGAACACAGAATACCAAATACTTAATGGTGAAAATGAAAGTCAAAGCATATCAACTTGA
- the LOC127129934 gene encoding uncharacterized protein LOC127129934, translating into MDPFKYIFEKPTLTSRISRWQMLLSEYDILYVTQKAIKGSVLADHLAHQPMEDYQPLKFDFPYEDIMVAKDYEFPGLDEGPEPGERWTLMFDGALNAIGHGVGASLMSPKNFHLPFTSKLCFTCTNNMDEYEACILRLEDAIELMIKVLEVYGDSSLVIHQIRGDWEMRHANLIPYWDYMMKLLPKFDQITFSHIPREENQMEDALETLASMYNLIWPNHQPDIEIRRCEEPDDCLTTTEEINDKPCFFDIKHYLEKQ; encoded by the coding sequence atggaccccttcaagtacatatttgaaaaACCAACCCTCACCAGCAGAATTTcccgatggcagatgttgttatcagaatacgacatCCTTTATGTCAcgcagaaagccatcaagggTAGTGTACTAGCGGACCATCTTGCTCACCAGCCAATGGAGGATTACCAACCCTTAAAGTTTGATTTCCCATACGAGGATATTATGGTTGCCAAAGACTATGAGTTCCCTGGACTTGATGAAGGACCGGAACCAGGGGAGCGATGGACTCTTATGTTCGATGGTGCTTTAAATGCTATAGGCCATGGAGTTGGGGCATCAttgatgtctcccaagaattttCATCTACCATTCACATCAAAGTTGTGCTTCACCTGTACAAACAACATGGatgaatatgaagcttgcatactgAGACTAGAAGATGCTATTGAGTTAATGATCAAAGTCCTTGAAGTGTATGGAGATTCCTCTCTAGTGATACACCAGATCAGAGGAGATTGGGAAATGagacatgctaacctaattccCTATTGGGATTATATGATGAAGTTGCTCCCAAAGTTTGACCAAATCACTTTCTcccatattcctcgagaagagaacCAAATGGAAGATGCTCTAGAAACCCTGGCATCCATGTACAATTTGATATGGCCTAACCATCAACCTGATATTGAAATCAGGCGTTGTGAAGAACCGGATGATTGTTTAACAACCACGGAAGAAATAAATGACAAACCCTGTTTCTTTGATATCAAACACTATCTTGAGAAACAATAA
- the LOC127129935 gene encoding agamous-like MADS-box protein AGL29 — protein MVCQKTWLEYLAERNIRFFKRKNDLFQKACELSVLCGAKVCVFGFTPTGNPFAFGSPSYHAVIDEYLDEGQDLEGELSSQNVEPSENGEIKKLYTQLRCVTKEMKAEKKKMEKIDKGNVSIIPDDLGFEELLKVKASLKKLQDEIKVASSLLLLAKKP, from the coding sequence ATGGTTTGCCAAAAAACATGGCTGGAATATCTGGCTGAAAGAAACATCAGATTTTTTAAGAGAAAGAATGATCTTTTTCAGAAAGCGTGTGAGTTATCAGTTCTTTGTGGTGCTAAAGTGTGTGTGTTTGGATTCACCCCTACTGGTAACCCATTTGCTTTTGGTTCTCCATCTTACCATGCTGTAATTGATGAGTACCTTGACGAAGGTCAAGATCTGGAAGGCGAATTATCAAGCCAAAATGTAGAACCTTCTGAAAATGGGGAAATCAAAAAGCTCTACACACAACTGAGATGTGTAACCAAAGAGATGAAGGCTGAGAAAAAGAAGATGGAAAAAATTGACAAAGGTAATGTTTCCATTATCCCTGATGATCTTGGTTTTGAGGAACTTCTTAAAGTGAAGGCTTCGTTGAAAAAGCTTCAGGATGAAATTAAGGTGGCATCATCTTTGCTCCTCCTTGCAAAGAAACCTTAA